The Miscanthus floridulus cultivar M001 chromosome 17, ASM1932011v1, whole genome shotgun sequence genome has a window encoding:
- the LOC136515102 gene encoding uncharacterized protein — MLWERSRIVMDDGGDDFTFAAAQPPPRLLSAGGGGGCMGPPLLYPIFGRPRSPPRAAPAPAEPETATARVPLGRLLLVDRDRSPPPAPADDVDDDEGLDSVPAEMFCPWSLGCSAVASSPARCKKSGSTGSVLRWRPRLVVGRSQSDGKEKFVFLSAASSGGSFGSRNQKGRGAVEGAAGAGGGAHAWSYYVNNNTNGGGARRRRSFLPYKQDLVGLFANATVFRRSYLPF, encoded by the coding sequence ATGCTTTGGGAGCGCAGCAGGATCGTCATGGACGACGGCGGTGACGACTTCACCTTCGCCGCCGCCCAGCCGCCTCCTCGTCTACTAtctgcaggcggcggcggcggttgcaTGGGGCCGCCGCTGCTGTACCCAATCTTCGGTCGGCCGCGGTCCCCGCCGCGGGCTGCTCCTGCTCCGGCGGAGCCTGAGACGGCCACCGCACGGGTGCCGCTAGGACGGCTTCTGCTGGTGGACAGGGATCGgtcgccgccgccagcgcccgcggacgacgtcgacgacgacgaaggCCTCGACTCGGTGCCGGCGGAGATGTTCTGCCCCTGGTCCCTCGGGTGTTCGGCCGTGGCGTCCTCCCCGGCGCGGTGCAAGAAGAGCGGCTCCACGGGGTCCGTGCTCCGCTGGCGGCCCCGGCTCGTCGTCGGGCGCAGCCAGAGCGACGGCAAGGAGAAGTTCGTCTTCTTGAGCGCCGCTTCCTCCGGCGGGTCGTTCGGGAGCCGGAACCAGAAGGGGCGAGGCGCCGTGGAGGGTGCTGCCGGCGCCGGAGGTGGTGCCCACGCCTGGAGCTATTACGTCAACAATAATACTAACGGCGGTGGCGCACGGCGCCGGAGGTCGTTCCTGCCGTACAAGCAGGACCTCGTCGGGCTGTTCGCCAACGCCACCGTGTTCCGCCGGAGCTACCTCCCGTTCTGA
- the LOC136515101 gene encoding protease Do-like 1, chloroplastic yields MAVAAASASSSATACFLSPLPPPRRPRHFLRHLARAAATKPAPAPGWPWARLRRLRELVPAEAAGRLLSSAAGSLIVALASASLVLGDAGAASAFVVSTTRKLQADELATVRLFQENTPSVVYITNLAVRQDAFTLDVLEVPQGSGSGFVWDKSGHIVTNFHVIRGASDLRVTLADQSVYEAQVVGFDQDKDVAVLRIKAPKDKLRPIPVGVSGDLLVGQKVFAIGNPFGLDHTLTTGVISGLRREISSAATGRPIQDVIQTDAAINPGNSGGPLLDSSGNLIGVNTAIYSPSGASSGVGFSIPVDTVGGIVDQLIKFGKVTRPILGIKFAPDQSVEQLGLSGVLVLDAPPNGPAGQAGLQSTKRDPYGRLILGDIITSVNGTKVTNGSDLYRILDQCKVGETVTVEVLRGDHKEKIPVVLEPKADES; encoded by the exons atggccgtcgccgccgcctccgcctcctcctctgccaccgccTGCTTCCTCTCCCCGCTCCCGCCGCCACGCCGTCCGCGTCATTTCCTCAGGCACCTCGCGCGCGCCGCGGCCACCAAGCCGGCGCCCGCGCCCGGGTGGCCGTGGGCGCGGCTGCGGCGGCTCCGCGAGCTGGTCCCCGCCGAGGCCGCGGGCCGGCTGCTGTCGTCGGCCGCGGGCTCCCTCATCGTCGCGCTCGCCTCCGCGTCGCTCGTCCTCGGCGACGCCGGCGCGGCCTCCGCGTTCGTCGTCTCCACGACGCGGAAGCTGCAGGCGGACGAGCTCGCCACCGTGCGCCTCTTCCAGGAGAACACGCCCTCCGTCGTCTACATCACCAACCTCGCCGTCAG GCAGGACGCGTTCACGCTCGACGTGCTAGAGGTACCGCAGGGGTCCGGGTCGGGCTTTGTCTGGGATAAGAGCGGCCACATCGTCACCAATTTCCATGTCATCCGTGGCGCGTCAGACCTCAG GGTCACACTTGCTGATCAGTCAGTGTATGAAGCGCAAGTTGTTGGATTTGACCAGGACAAGGATGTTGCTGTTTTGCGTATCAAAGCACCAAAGGATAAACTAAGACCTATACCTGTTGGTGTGTCAGGAGACCTACTGGTTGGTCAGAAAGTATTTGCCATTGGAAACCCA TTTGGCCTTGACCACACTCTTACAACAGGTGTTATCAG TGGATTGCGTCGAGAAATCAGTTCAGCTGCCACAGGACGTCCTATACAAGATGTGATACAGACTGATGCTGCTATCAACCCTGGTAACAGTGGTGGTCCACTCCTTGATAGTTCTGGAAACTTGATTGGTGTAAACACTGCTATATACTCGCCCTCAGGAGCGTCATCTGGCGTTGGGTTTTCCATTCCAGTTGATACA GTTGGGGGCATTGTGGACCAACTTATAAAATTCGGCAAGGTGACAAGACCTATTTTGGGAATAAAATTTGCCCCTGATCAATCTGTAGAGCAGCTTGGGTTAAGTGGAGTGCTTGTCTTGGATGCTCCTCCAAACGGACCAGCTGGCCAAGCG GGTCTGCAATCAACCAAACGAGATCCCTATGGCCGGCTTATCCTGGGTGATATAATTACCTCTGTGAATGGTACAAAGGTAACAAACGGAAGCGACTTGTATCGGATATTGGATCAGTGTAAAGTTGGGGAAACG GTGACCGTGGAAGTCTTGCGCGGCGATCATAAAGAGAAGATCCCTGTGGTCCTGGAACCGAAGGCTGACGAATCCTAA